A genome region from Bufo gargarizans isolate SCDJY-AF-19 chromosome 2, ASM1485885v1, whole genome shotgun sequence includes the following:
- the LOC122929205 gene encoding olfactory receptor 11L1-like, with amino-acid sequence MPHNNSSIVTEILLLGFQNLKKFRICFFLLLLIIFCVTVCGNLLIILVVSSSRSLHSPMYFFLTQLSFTDILLTTTIVPNMLHIVLYEGSFVPFVGCLTQFYFFSASESLECLLLSVMSYDRYQAICNPLHYTSVMDLTFCVKAVLLCWVIMLAVTLTLSITMSQLQFCGPNVIDHFFCDLDPLLELSCSDTFFLKLEDMILAVPYVLSPFIVILVSYIYIIVTVLKIPSVTGRQKTFSTCSSHLAVVSLYYGSIICIYLFPNKGNVKKILSLFYTVVTPLLNPMIYSLNNRDIKKAFKNLRNKKSCLPFK; translated from the coding sequence ATGCCACACAACAATTCCAGCATAGTGACAGAGATTCTGCTCTTGGGatttcagaatttaaaaaaatttaggatCTGCTTCTTTCTCCTGCTTCTGATCATCTTCTGTGTGACTGTATGTGGAAACCTCCTCATCATTCTGGTGGTGTCCTCCAGCAGATCTCTCCACTCTCCCATGTACTTCTTCCTCACACAGCTCTCCTTCACAGATATTCTCCTCACCACCACCATCGTTCCCAACATGCTCCACATTGTGTTGTATGAAGGAAGTTTTGTGCCTTTTGTCGGATGTTTaactcaattttattttttttcagcctcAGAATCATTGGAATGTCTTCTCCTGAGCGTAATGTCCTATGACCGGTATCAGGCCATCTGCAACCCTCTACATTACACCTCCGTCATGGACCTCACATTTTGTGTAAAAGCCGTTCTCTTGTGTTGGGTAATAATGCTTGCAGTTACACTGACTCTTTCGATAACCATGAGTCAATTGCAGTTCTGTGGACCAAACGTCATTGACCATTTCTTTTGTGATTTAGATCCTTTACTTGAACTTTCCTGCTCAGACACTTTTTTTCTGAAACTAGAAGACATGATATTGGCTGTACCATATGTACTTTCTCCATTTATTGTGATTCTGGTctcatatatttatataattgtCACCGTATTGAAGATTCCATCTGTGACCGGGAGGCAGAAGACTTTCTCCACCTGCAGCTCTCACCTGGCCGTGGTGTCTTTATATTATGGATCCATAATTTGCATCTATCTATTTCCAAATAAGGGAAATGTAAAGAAAATTCTCTCCCTGTTCTACACTGTAGTGACTCCGCTCCTCAATCCTATGATCTACAGTCTGAATAATAGAGATATTAAGAAGGCCTTTAAGAATCTCAGGAACAAAAAAAGCTGTCTACCTTTTAAATGA